One segment of Curtobacterium poinsettiae DNA contains the following:
- a CDS encoding riboflavin synthase, whose product MFTGIIEELGTVTAVEQQGDSVALTVHGPVVVHDARHGDSIATSGVCLTVVEQTPETFTAFVMKQTLDMSAHGALRVGDRLNLERAASVGDRLGGHIVQGHIDGTATVLETADGDGWRRVRFSLAPALSPLVVDKGSIALDGVSLTVSAVSPEDTAPDAAWFEVSLIPETLEATTLGLRVPGDRVNVETDVLARHVRRMLRLDAAAQSLETVGSEAR is encoded by the coding sequence GTGTTCACCGGCATCATCGAGGAACTCGGCACCGTCACCGCCGTCGAGCAGCAGGGCGACTCCGTCGCGCTCACCGTCCACGGCCCCGTCGTCGTGCACGACGCCCGGCACGGCGACTCGATCGCGACGAGTGGTGTCTGCCTGACCGTCGTCGAGCAGACCCCCGAGACCTTCACGGCCTTCGTCATGAAGCAGACCCTCGACATGAGCGCACACGGCGCGCTCCGGGTGGGGGACCGCCTGAACCTCGAGCGCGCCGCCTCGGTGGGTGACCGCCTGGGCGGGCACATCGTGCAGGGCCACATCGACGGCACCGCCACGGTGCTCGAGACGGCGGACGGCGACGGCTGGCGGCGCGTGCGGTTCTCGCTCGCGCCGGCGCTCAGCCCGCTCGTGGTCGACAAGGGCTCGATCGCGCTCGACGGCGTCTCGCTCACGGTCAGCGCGGTCTCGCCCGAGGACACCGCGCCCGACGCCGCCTGGTTCGAGGTGAGCCTGATCCCCGAGACGCTCGAGGCGACGACGCTCGGGCTCCGCGTACCGGGCGACCGGGTGAACGTCGAGACCGACGTCCTGGCACGGCACGTCCGCCGCATGCTGCGGCTCGACGCCGCGGCGCAGTCGCTCGAGACCGTCGGATCGGAGGCCCGGTGA
- the ribB gene encoding 3,4-dihydroxy-2-butanone-4-phosphate synthase translates to MVAEAGAATQALGSSSIEAAIASIAAGRPVIVVDDEDRENEGDVILSAELASPEWIAWTVAHSSGFICAPVSTEIADALDLPPMVAHNEDVRGTAYTVTVDAAVGVTTGISAHDRARTLRVLADPNSVRDDLHRPGHVVPLRARPGGVRERAGHTEAAIELVTAAGLRPAAAICEIVDEDGSMMRLPALVALGAREGVPVITIAALAEWLDAADRAAAATAAPTEGTTR, encoded by the coding sequence ATGGTGGCCGAGGCCGGTGCCGCCACGCAGGCACTCGGGTCGTCGAGCATCGAGGCCGCGATCGCGTCGATCGCCGCCGGTCGCCCGGTGATCGTCGTCGACGACGAGGACCGCGAGAACGAGGGCGACGTCATCCTGTCCGCCGAGCTCGCCTCGCCGGAGTGGATCGCCTGGACCGTGGCGCACTCGTCCGGGTTCATCTGCGCGCCGGTCAGCACCGAGATCGCCGACGCCCTCGACCTGCCGCCGATGGTGGCGCACAACGAGGACGTCCGCGGCACGGCCTACACGGTCACCGTCGACGCGGCCGTCGGCGTGACAACGGGCATCAGCGCCCACGACCGCGCCCGCACGCTGCGGGTCCTCGCCGACCCGAACTCGGTGCGCGACGACCTGCACCGACCCGGACACGTGGTGCCCCTGCGCGCACGACCGGGCGGGGTCCGTGAGCGCGCCGGGCACACCGAAGCAGCGATCGAGCTCGTCACCGCGGCCGGACTCCGGCCCGCTGCGGCGATCTGCGAGATCGTCGACGAGGACGGCAGCATGATGCGGCTGCCGGCGCTCGTCGCACTCGGGGCACGCGAGGGCGTGCCCGTCATCACCATCGCCGCGCTCGCCGAGTGGCTGGACGCGGCAGACCGGGCGGCGGCAGCGACCGCAGCGCCCACGGAAGGAACGACACGATGA
- a CDS encoding TetR/AcrR family transcriptional regulator: protein MSKDAAATRLLLVQAARRRFAFDGYRATTVRDIAGDAGVNVALINRYFGSKEGLFRACLDRVVRDLGAEETSEQGLERALTGIIRHIVRAPTDDDSLQLMLLLRSSGDDGADAIRRETLRRYAERLAGTVGGAGSEELLVRAEIALAVVLGMSMLRQSTAVEPLASADDAVVSAALEDALRALLAPPR, encoded by the coding sequence ATGAGCAAGGACGCCGCGGCCACCCGACTCCTGCTCGTGCAGGCCGCCCGGCGTCGGTTCGCCTTCGACGGGTACCGCGCGACGACCGTGCGCGACATCGCCGGGGACGCCGGGGTGAACGTCGCCCTGATCAACCGGTACTTCGGCTCGAAGGAGGGGCTCTTCCGCGCCTGCCTCGACCGCGTCGTGCGCGACCTGGGGGCCGAGGAGACGAGTGAGCAGGGCCTCGAACGGGCGCTGACGGGCATCATCAGGCACATCGTGCGGGCCCCCACCGACGACGACTCCCTGCAGCTGATGCTCCTGCTGCGGTCCTCCGGCGACGACGGCGCCGACGCCATCCGCCGTGAGACGTTGCGCCGGTACGCCGAACGGCTCGCGGGCACGGTCGGCGGCGCGGGGTCCGAGGAACTGCTCGTCCGTGCCGAGATCGCGTTGGCGGTCGTGCTCGGGATGTCGATGCTCCGGCAGTCCACCGCGGTGGAACCGCTGGCATCCGCCGACGACGCCGTCGTGTCGGCCGCGCTCGAGGACGCGCTCCGAGCCCTGCTCGCACCGCCGCGGTAG
- a CDS encoding aldo/keto reductase, giving the protein MSAQTANMATTPTSTSTDRPGWAVLGPGGIARRFLSQLPASGGVLVAAGSSSAERARVFADEAAGFGFADVTAGTYDQVLADPRVDAVYVSTVHTGHARLVLAALEAGKAVLCEKPLAVNHGTAMALTDAARQAGLPLVEAFMYRFHPQTAALLDLVRDGVIGDVTHVDASFAFRTGERTGRLFDVETAGGGILDVGGYPVTMAAAIVQAATGVAVAEPVDLTATGTLGPTGVDEWTVAQLTYKGGTTATVRTGVFVQDDNAVSVYGSRGRIVLTDPWTLGDDPTIEIHTVDEPPRSLSFAGEHPYAREADATTDALRAGAVEAAQMTIDETLATARTLDRWRAAIGLRYPFEAESADIPTVSGRPLAVQDGNPMRSGEVPGVGKRMSRLVMGVDNQPDLAHASAIFDLFVEQGGNVFDTGYIYGGGVLEGRLGRWIQNRGIREDVVVITKGAHTPHCDPESITRQLLESLDRQGTDYADIYMMHRDNPDVPVGEFVDVLDEHRRAGRIRVYGGSNWTPARFDEANAYARANGKHGFEVLSNHFGLAEAYDVPWDGCEHATDAASKAWLEERQVPLLPWSSQARGFFTGRATPEDTSDAELVRCYYSDDNFERLRRARELGEQFGVPATAIALAYVLNQPFPTFPLFGPRTIAEARSSMTGLSVDLSPEQVAWLDLRA; this is encoded by the coding sequence ATGTCAGCGCAGACGGCGAACATGGCCACCACCCCGACCTCGACCAGCACCGACCGCCCCGGGTGGGCCGTCCTCGGCCCCGGCGGCATCGCCCGACGCTTCCTCTCGCAGCTGCCCGCCAGCGGGGGCGTCCTGGTCGCGGCCGGCAGTTCGTCGGCCGAGCGGGCGCGGGTCTTCGCCGACGAGGCCGCCGGTTTCGGGTTCGCGGACGTGACCGCCGGTACCTACGACCAGGTCCTCGCCGACCCGCGCGTGGACGCCGTCTACGTGTCGACCGTGCACACCGGGCACGCCCGGCTCGTCCTCGCCGCCCTCGAGGCCGGCAAGGCCGTCCTCTGCGAGAAGCCGCTCGCCGTGAACCACGGCACCGCGATGGCGCTCACCGACGCCGCACGGCAGGCCGGCCTGCCGCTCGTCGAGGCGTTCATGTACCGCTTCCACCCGCAGACCGCGGCACTGCTCGACCTGGTCCGCGACGGCGTGATCGGCGACGTGACCCACGTCGACGCCTCGTTCGCCTTCCGGACGGGCGAGCGCACCGGTCGCCTGTTCGACGTCGAGACCGCCGGCGGCGGGATCCTCGACGTCGGCGGGTACCCGGTGACGATGGCCGCCGCGATCGTGCAGGCCGCCACCGGTGTCGCCGTCGCCGAGCCCGTGGACCTCACCGCCACCGGAACCCTCGGGCCGACCGGGGTCGACGAGTGGACGGTCGCGCAGCTCACCTACAAGGGCGGGACCACGGCGACGGTCCGGACCGGCGTCTTCGTGCAGGACGACAACGCCGTGTCGGTGTACGGCTCGCGCGGTCGCATCGTGCTCACGGACCCGTGGACCCTTGGCGACGACCCCACCATCGAGATCCACACCGTCGACGAACCCCCTCGCTCGCTGTCGTTCGCGGGTGAGCACCCCTACGCCCGAGAAGCCGACGCCACCACCGACGCCCTGCGGGCCGGGGCGGTCGAGGCGGCGCAGATGACCATCGACGAGACCCTCGCCACCGCCCGCACGCTCGACCGGTGGCGCGCGGCGATCGGCCTGCGCTACCCCTTCGAGGCCGAGAGCGCCGACATCCCGACGGTGTCCGGCCGACCGCTCGCCGTGCAGGACGGCAACCCGATGCGCTCCGGCGAGGTGCCGGGCGTGGGCAAGCGGATGTCCCGCCTGGTGATGGGTGTCGACAACCAGCCCGACCTGGCACACGCCAGTGCGATCTTCGACCTGTTCGTCGAGCAGGGCGGCAACGTGTTCGACACCGGGTACATCTACGGCGGCGGTGTGCTCGAGGGGCGGCTCGGCAGGTGGATCCAGAACCGGGGGATCCGCGAGGACGTGGTCGTCATCACGAAGGGCGCCCACACCCCGCACTGTGACCCGGAGTCGATCACCCGGCAGCTGCTCGAGAGCCTCGATCGTCAGGGCACCGACTACGCGGACATCTACATGATGCACCGCGACAACCCCGACGTCCCGGTGGGGGAGTTCGTCGACGTCCTCGACGAGCACCGCCGAGCCGGGCGCATCCGCGTGTACGGCGGCTCGAACTGGACTCCCGCACGGTTCGACGAGGCGAACGCCTACGCGCGTGCCAACGGCAAGCACGGGTTCGAGGTGCTCAGCAACCACTTCGGTCTCGCCGAGGCGTACGACGTGCCGTGGGACGGCTGCGAACACGCGACCGATGCGGCATCGAAGGCCTGGCTCGAGGAACGTCAGGTCCCGTTGCTGCCGTGGTCCTCGCAGGCCCGCGGGTTCTTCACCGGCCGTGCGACGCCCGAGGACACCAGCGACGCCGAACTCGTCCGCTGCTACTACTCGGACGACAACTTCGAGCGGCTCCGGCGTGCGCGCGAGCTCGGCGAGCAGTTCGGTGTCCCGGCGACGGCGATCGCCCTGGCGTACGTGCTCAACCAGCCGTTCCCGACGTTCCCGCTCTTCGGACCCCGTACGATCGCGGAGGCCCGGTCGTCCATGACGGGCCTCTCCGTCGACCTCTCCCCGGAACAGGTGGCATGGCTGGACCTCCGCGCCTGA
- a CDS encoding phage holin family protein, giving the protein MSSTDHDDTTAPGRPSFRDTVTAGLVQKALEPVLRAVREEVASARREISERANGAKTGLVLTGAAVAFALTTLVLLAGLVVALLALALPVWAAIGITFVVFAVVTAILFVVGLRGIRRGVPPVPKDTIRAAKDRVTHTGDATTRAD; this is encoded by the coding sequence ATGAGCAGCACCGACCACGACGACACCACCGCTCCCGGACGACCGTCGTTCCGCGACACGGTGACCGCCGGACTCGTGCAGAAGGCCCTCGAGCCGGTGCTGCGCGCCGTGCGTGAGGAGGTCGCCTCGGCTCGGCGCGAGATCAGCGAGCGGGCGAACGGAGCGAAGACCGGGCTGGTGCTCACGGGCGCCGCAGTGGCCTTCGCGCTGACCACCCTCGTGCTGCTGGCCGGCCTCGTGGTGGCGCTCCTCGCCCTGGCGCTGCCGGTCTGGGCCGCGATCGGGATCACCTTCGTCGTGTTCGCCGTCGTCACCGCGATCCTGTTCGTGGTCGGGCTCCGTGGCATCCGACGGGGTGTGCCGCCGGTGCCGAAGGACACCATCCGCGCTGCGAAGGACCGCGTCACGCACACGGGCGACGCGACGACCCGGGCCGACTGA
- a CDS encoding DUF5997 family protein, with the protein MAQEQTMKPETAAKKLGILLTAAPESFQSAPLTRTAFDELRTEPPTWLEDLRRDGPHPRPVVAQKLGISISISGLSRAGIDDTLTTADIKTLLEQKPEWLVRERATQAAVHAENARVKQERAAKAAARAAD; encoded by the coding sequence ATGGCGCAGGAACAGACCATGAAGCCCGAAACGGCTGCGAAGAAGCTCGGCATCTTGCTGACGGCTGCTCCGGAGTCCTTCCAGAGCGCTCCCCTCACGCGGACCGCCTTCGACGAGCTCCGGACCGAACCCCCGACCTGGCTCGAGGACCTCCGACGCGACGGCCCGCACCCGCGGCCCGTCGTGGCGCAGAAGCTCGGCATCTCCATCTCCATCTCCGGCCTGAGCCGTGCCGGGATCGACGACACCCTGACGACGGCGGACATCAAGACACTGCTCGAGCAGAAGCCCGAGTGGCTCGTCCGCGAGCGTGCGACGCAGGCAGCCGTGCACGCCGAGAACGCCCGCGTGAAGCAGGAGCGCGCCGCCAAGGCCGCTGCCCGCGCCGCGGACTGA
- a CDS encoding Lrp/AsnC family transcriptional regulator, producing MSDRPARRPDPAPRLDEVDERILWTLSADARIPNNRLAAAVGIAPSTCLARVRALEDAGVIRGYRADVDVARLGFSIEAMVSVRVHAAARHELRDFAKRLLRVPVVQDVSFLAGDKDFLVHIACESTEQLRDFVADELSGDPSVATTQTNIVFERLVADRATQGRSFDELRRWRA from the coding sequence GTGTCCGACCGTCCCGCACGTCGCCCCGACCCCGCTCCGCGCCTCGACGAGGTCGACGAGCGCATCCTCTGGACCCTGTCGGCCGACGCCCGGATCCCGAACAACCGACTCGCGGCCGCCGTCGGCATCGCGCCGTCGACCTGCCTGGCACGGGTCCGTGCGCTCGAGGACGCCGGGGTGATCCGCGGCTACCGGGCCGACGTGGACGTCGCTCGGCTCGGGTTCTCGATCGAGGCGATGGTGTCCGTCAGGGTGCACGCCGCGGCCCGCCACGAACTGCGGGACTTCGCCAAGCGCCTGCTGCGGGTACCCGTCGTGCAGGACGTGTCGTTCCTGGCGGGGGACAAGGACTTCCTCGTGCACATCGCGTGCGAGTCGACCGAGCAGCTCCGGGACTTCGTCGCCGACGAACTCAGCGGTGACCCCTCGGTGGCGACGACGCAGACGAACATCGTGTTCGAACGCCTCGTCGCCGACCGGGCCACCCAGGGCCGCTCCTTCGACGAACTGCGGCGCTGGCGGGCCTGA
- a CDS encoding cell wall anchor protein — MNKYVSRGLWFALFVGGLTLGGTAAANAATTSGADGTVSGTQVAPAVDAPVSLGGNAIAVLGDAVSTATGSTTAAPVPAPATTAPAPSTSGQDGTLSGTQVVPDVTAPVTVGGNAVAVAGDAVSAAAPAAAPAPAAPAPAPAPADPAPAAPAPSTSGEDGTGSGTQVTPAVTVPVTVSGNGIGVLGDGTATPTAPAATTPAPAAEAPSAPTTSGTDGLLSGTQVTGLVDVPVTIGGNGIGVLGDGAATGTAPAAGTGTGTAPSAGGSTSGSDGTASGTQVSPVVSIPVTVADNGIGLLGTGAATGTAPAAGTGTGTAPAAGGSTSGSDGTASGTQVSPAVDVPVTIGGNGIGVLGDGTSTGGTTTPATGATTPTTGGSTSGDGGLLSGTQVTPVISLPITIGGNGIGVLGDGTSTGGTTTPATGATTPTTGGSTSGDGGLLSGTQVTPVISLPITIGGNGIGIVGDGTGATPGTGTDPGTDPGTDPGTDPGTDPGTDPGTDPGTDPGTDPGTDPATDPGTVPTDGTGTGTGTTPGTATIPVGAVGVVEPTRASTAGVVTSTTAATSGVRTSAGTVAATAATGDGQPELAYTGAGSPVLPAGFALLLLLAGAGTLVLRRRH; from the coding sequence ATGAACAAGTACGTCTCCAGAGGGCTCTGGTTCGCCCTCTTCGTCGGCGGGCTCACGCTCGGCGGCACGGCTGCGGCGAACGCGGCCACGACATCCGGTGCCGACGGCACCGTCTCGGGCACCCAGGTGGCCCCCGCTGTGGACGCCCCGGTGTCCCTCGGCGGCAACGCGATCGCCGTGCTCGGCGACGCAGTGTCGACGGCGACCGGGTCCACGACCGCCGCTCCGGTGCCTGCTCCGGCCACGACCGCTCCTGCCCCCAGCACCTCGGGCCAGGACGGCACGCTCTCGGGCACCCAGGTGGTGCCGGACGTCACGGCACCGGTGACGGTCGGCGGCAACGCCGTGGCCGTCGCCGGTGACGCGGTCTCGGCCGCCGCACCCGCGGCGGCTCCGGCACCTGCTGCTCCGGCCCCGGCTCCGGCGCCTGCAGATCCGGCGCCTGCTGCTCCCGCTCCGAGCACCTCGGGCGAGGACGGCACGGGTTCCGGCACCCAGGTCACCCCGGCCGTGACCGTCCCCGTGACGGTGTCCGGCAACGGGATCGGCGTCCTCGGCGACGGTACCGCGACGCCGACCGCCCCGGCTGCGACGACCCCGGCACCAGCCGCCGAAGCCCCGTCGGCGCCCACGACCTCGGGCACCGACGGACTGCTCTCCGGCACCCAGGTGACCGGCCTGGTCGACGTCCCGGTGACGATCGGTGGCAACGGCATCGGCGTCCTCGGTGACGGGGCCGCGACGGGCACGGCGCCCGCTGCGGGCACGGGTACCGGGACCGCTCCGTCGGCCGGTGGTTCGACCTCGGGTTCGGACGGCACGGCCTCGGGCACGCAGGTGTCCCCGGTCGTCTCGATCCCGGTCACGGTGGCGGACAACGGCATCGGGCTGCTCGGAACGGGGGCCGCGACGGGCACGGCGCCCGCTGCGGGCACGGGTACCGGGACCGCTCCGGCGGCCGGTGGTTCGACCTCGGGTTCGGACGGCACGGCTTCGGGCACGCAGGTGTCCCCGGCCGTCGACGTCCCGGTGACGATCGGTGGCAACGGCATCGGCGTCCTCGGTGACGGCACGAGCACCGGCGGCACGACGACTCCGGCCACCGGTGCCACGACCCCGACGACCGGCGGTTCGACCTCCGGCGACGGCGGCCTGCTCTCCGGCACCCAGGTCACCCCGGTGATCAGCCTGCCGATCACCATCGGTGGCAACGGCATCGGCGTCCTCGGTGACGGTACGAGCACCGGCGGCACGACGACTCCGGCCACCGGTGCCACGACCCCGACGACCGGCGGTTCGACCTCCGGCGACGGCGGCCTGCTCTCCGGCACCCAGGTCACCCCGGTGATCAGCCTGCCGATCACCATCGGCGGCAACGGGATCGGCATCGTCGGTGACGGCACCGGAGCCACCCCCGGCACCGGCACGGACCCCGGGACCGACCCGGGCACGGACCCCGGTACCGATCCCGGTACGGACCCGGGTACCGACCCGGGCACGGACCCCGGTACGGACCCGGGTACCGACCCGGGCACGGACCCCGCCACCGACCCGGGCACCGTCCCCACCGACGGGACGGGCACCGGTACCGGCACCACGCCCGGCACGGCGACCATCCCGGTGGGCGCGGTCGGCGTGGTCGAGCCGACCCGGGCCTCCACGGCGGGTGTGGTGACCAGCACCACCGCTGCCACCAGCGGGGTCCGGACGAGCGCCGGCACCGTCGCGGCAACCGCCGCGACCGGTGACGGCCAGCCGGAGCTCGCCTACACGGGAGCCGGCTCGCCGGTCCTGCCGGCCGGGTTCGCGCTCCTGCTGCTCCTCGCCGGAGCGGGCACGCTCGTGCTCCGTCGCCGGCACTGA
- a CDS encoding MFS transporter, whose amino-acid sequence MTDTMQSPRTGSHPTTDGHRPNSTAIIVYLSLGGLSFAVLQSLVAPALSTIGQDLGASTSATSWVLTAYLLSASVLTPILGRLGDMIGKRKVLIVVLSILLVGAVLAALAPNLGVLIVGRALQGAAGAVMPLSIGIVRDELPKEKVSVTIGLLSAIFGIGAGVGIVAAGPIVEHLSWHWLFWLPAVLVVIALLGAVFGMPESPVRKPGRLDTAGTFVLAVSLVSILLAVSEGETWGWGNGKTIGLLVLGAVALVVFVLVELRVAEPLIDVRLFAVRGVWTAHVVALVFGFAMFGTFVLVPTLLQLPTALGYGFGKDVTQAGLFLLPTVVMMVVAGPIAGILVRKVGPKPPMLIGGFAIVAAFVLPAIAHAELWQVVASGVLTGIGIGMALAACSNAIIESVPANQTGEAISANTVVRTIGSSVGTAVIAALITSHSTPQGLPTDDAFTIGFWACTGVAVAAVLAALAAPSLRARRAAAAARGIDDLEEIAE is encoded by the coding sequence ATGACCGACACCATGCAGAGCCCACGGACCGGCTCGCACCCCACCACGGACGGGCACCGGCCGAACAGCACGGCGATCATCGTCTACCTGTCCCTCGGCGGCCTGTCCTTCGCGGTGCTGCAGTCGCTGGTCGCCCCGGCACTGTCGACCATCGGGCAGGACCTCGGCGCCTCCACCAGCGCGACGAGCTGGGTGCTCACTGCCTACCTGCTGTCCGCCTCGGTGCTCACGCCGATCCTCGGTCGCCTCGGCGACATGATCGGCAAGCGCAAGGTCCTGATCGTCGTGCTGTCGATCCTGCTCGTGGGCGCCGTGCTCGCCGCCCTCGCCCCGAACCTCGGAGTGCTGATCGTCGGACGGGCACTGCAGGGCGCCGCCGGAGCCGTGATGCCGCTGTCGATCGGCATCGTGCGTGACGAGCTGCCGAAGGAGAAGGTCAGCGTCACGATCGGCCTGCTGTCCGCGATCTTCGGCATCGGTGCCGGTGTCGGCATCGTCGCCGCCGGACCCATCGTCGAGCACCTGTCGTGGCACTGGCTGTTCTGGCTCCCCGCCGTGCTCGTCGTCATCGCACTGCTCGGCGCGGTCTTCGGCATGCCGGAGTCCCCGGTGCGGAAGCCCGGCCGTCTCGACACGGCCGGCACGTTCGTCCTCGCGGTGTCGCTCGTCTCGATCCTGCTCGCCGTCAGCGAGGGCGAGACCTGGGGGTGGGGCAACGGCAAGACCATCGGCCTGCTGGTCCTCGGCGCCGTGGCACTGGTCGTGTTCGTCCTGGTCGAACTCCGGGTCGCCGAGCCGCTCATCGACGTCCGGCTCTTCGCGGTCCGCGGTGTCTGGACCGCCCACGTCGTCGCCCTCGTCTTCGGGTTCGCGATGTTCGGCACCTTCGTCCTCGTGCCGACCCTCCTGCAGCTCCCGACGGCGCTCGGCTACGGCTTCGGCAAGGACGTCACCCAGGCCGGTCTCTTCCTGCTGCCGACCGTCGTGATGATGGTCGTCGCCGGGCCCATCGCGGGCATCCTGGTGCGCAAGGTCGGCCCGAAGCCGCCGATGCTCATCGGCGGGTTCGCCATCGTCGCCGCGTTCGTGCTGCCGGCGATCGCACACGCCGAGCTGTGGCAGGTGGTGGCCTCCGGCGTCCTGACCGGCATCGGCATCGGCATGGCCCTCGCCGCCTGCTCGAACGCGATCATCGAGAGCGTCCCCGCGAACCAGACCGGTGAGGCCATCAGCGCCAACACGGTCGTCCGGACCATCGGCTCGAGCGTCGGCACCGCCGTCATCGCAGCGCTGATCACCTCGCACAGCACGCCGCAGGGGCTGCCGACAGACGACGCCTTCACGATCGGGTTCTGGGCGTGCACGGGTGTGGCGGTCGCGGCCGTGCTCGCCGCCCTCGCCGCGCCGTCGCTGCGTGCCCGCCGCGCAGCGGCCGCCGCCCGCGGGATCGACGACCTCGAGGAGATCGCCGAGTAG
- a CDS encoding TetR/AcrR family transcriptional regulator encodes MASARDRVLDSFVAIVCEEGERPATLDAVAARAGVSKGGLLYHFGSKAALVEGLCERLSDLSAIDVERMQEAEDGAARYFVRNCLFVGSELDLALLAASRLQQAGYEEAGRTLDDTENAWLATLVDALGDEPTAQAVKLLGDGLYHQASLGAASEVRPKRGSVDMETLLTVVDRLIATRPGA; translated from the coding sequence ATGGCCAGTGCCCGCGACCGCGTCCTCGACAGCTTCGTCGCCATCGTGTGCGAGGAGGGCGAGCGTCCTGCCACGCTCGACGCCGTCGCCGCGCGCGCCGGTGTCTCGAAGGGCGGGCTTCTCTACCACTTCGGCTCCAAGGCCGCGCTGGTCGAGGGGCTCTGCGAACGGCTGTCGGACCTGTCCGCGATCGACGTCGAGCGGATGCAGGAGGCCGAGGACGGCGCCGCGCGCTACTTCGTCCGCAACTGCCTGTTCGTCGGCAGCGAGCTGGACCTCGCCCTGCTCGCCGCGAGCCGCCTGCAGCAGGCCGGCTACGAAGAGGCCGGACGCACCCTCGACGACACCGAGAACGCCTGGCTCGCGACCCTCGTCGACGCCCTCGGCGACGAGCCGACCGCGCAGGCCGTCAAGCTCCTCGGCGACGGGCTGTACCACCAGGCCTCGCTCGGAGCTGCGAGCGAGGTGCGGCCGAAGCGGGGCAGCGTCGACATGGAGACCCTGCTCACCGTCGTCGACCGTCTGATCGCGACGCGACCCGGAGCGTGA
- a CDS encoding GNAT family N-acetyltransferase — protein sequence MVSIFNAPTRNLDIVTLHEILRLRQDVFVVEQEAAYGDIDGRDLEPGTVQFWAGNGSVDATLRLLREPDGTERIGRVATAKHARGQGLGAQLMEAAIAESRSRSIALGAQSHLEQWYGRFGFVRSGDEYLEDRIPHIPMTRKR from the coding sequence GTGGTCTCGATCTTCAACGCTCCGACCCGCAACCTGGACATCGTCACGCTGCACGAGATCCTGCGGCTCCGCCAGGACGTCTTCGTCGTCGAGCAGGAAGCCGCGTACGGCGACATCGACGGCCGTGACCTCGAGCCGGGCACCGTGCAGTTCTGGGCCGGCAACGGTTCGGTGGACGCGACGCTCCGCCTGCTCCGCGAGCCCGACGGCACCGAACGCATCGGCCGGGTCGCCACCGCGAAGCACGCCCGCGGCCAGGGGCTCGGCGCGCAGCTCATGGAGGCCGCGATCGCCGAGTCGCGCTCGCGGAGCATCGCCCTCGGTGCCCAGTCGCACCTGGAGCAGTGGTACGGCCGGTTCGGCTTCGTGCGCTCGGGCGACGAGTACCTGGAGGACCGCATCCCGCACATCCCGATGACCCGGAAGCGCTGA
- the ribH gene encoding 6,7-dimethyl-8-ribityllumazine synthase, with protein MSGAGAADRDQVDGTGIRVAIIAGQWHDTIAAGLLAGAKREVERLGATADVIPVPGSFELPVVAKTALEAGFDAAVALGVIIRGGTPHFEYVSGAATSGLTQVAIDTGKPVGFGVLTLDDEQQGLDRAGLPGSKEDKGAEAAHAAISTAVTLRTLRVLV; from the coding sequence ATGAGCGGAGCAGGCGCGGCGGACCGCGACCAGGTGGACGGCACCGGGATCCGGGTGGCCATCATCGCCGGACAGTGGCACGACACGATCGCCGCGGGCCTGCTGGCCGGGGCGAAGCGCGAGGTCGAGCGGCTCGGTGCGACGGCCGACGTCATCCCCGTGCCCGGCAGCTTCGAGCTGCCCGTGGTCGCGAAGACCGCGCTCGAGGCCGGTTTCGACGCGGCGGTCGCCCTCGGCGTCATCATCCGCGGCGGCACCCCGCACTTCGAGTACGTGTCGGGCGCGGCGACGAGCGGCCTGACGCAGGTCGCGATCGACACCGGCAAGCCCGTCGGGTTCGGTGTGCTCACGCTGGACGACGAGCAGCAGGGGCTCGACCGCGCCGGGCTGCCCGGCTCGAAGGAGGACAAGGGCGCCGAGGCCGCGCACGCGGCGATCAGCACCGCGGTGACGCTGCGGACCCTGCGGGTCCTGGTCTGA